A single genomic interval of Asinibacterium sp. OR53 harbors:
- a CDS encoding cellulase family glycosylhydrolase, with protein MLLKTFFYRSFYIGLFMLLCYTVPAQGFLKVNGQQIVNDKDKNVLLRSIGLGGWMIQEGYMLRLEGEGMQHKIKSRIEQLIGKQATDSFYHRWRKNHISRAEVDSLKVWGFNAIRLPMHFNLFTLPVDEEPVKGQHTWLKGGFQLVDSLLAWCKKAHVYLILDLHAAPGGQGNDLNIADRDASKPSLWESRENQLKTIALWEKIAQRYANEPWIGGYDLLNEPNWGFSLNPKDRNGIWEQHNEPLWIFLKEVTEAVRKVDTRHLLIIEGNGWGNNYAGLPSIWDKNLCISFHKYWNYNDQQSIKNILDSRQRYNVPVWLGETGENSNVWFREAVALLEQHNIGWSWWPLKKMGVNNPLEVKVPNDYGKVLSYWNGTGPKPTKAAAEKIFFQLAENVKFKNCLVHRDVLDALFRQVHSSEAIPFTNHRKSNTGLIIYATDYDLGRSGSAYLDMDSADYHISSGGSWQVWNKGRVYRNDGVDIDVNDDPLSNGYKVTKMEDGEWLNYTFFLSAPATYHIRIRLAASSPDQKIAISINGDAPQVTSLNPAENEKQKWQTIEVAQKLLPKGKNTIRIYAKSNQMEFGFIQLTKL; from the coding sequence ATGCTGCTGAAAACATTTTTTTACCGGAGCTTTTACATTGGGTTATTCATGTTGTTGTGTTACACTGTTCCAGCCCAGGGATTCCTGAAAGTGAACGGACAGCAAATTGTAAACGACAAAGACAAAAACGTTTTATTAAGAAGCATCGGTTTGGGCGGATGGATGATACAGGAAGGTTATATGCTTCGCCTGGAAGGAGAAGGCATGCAGCATAAGATCAAAAGCAGGATCGAACAGTTGATCGGTAAGCAGGCAACGGATTCTTTTTATCATCGATGGAGAAAGAACCACATCAGCAGGGCAGAGGTAGACTCGCTGAAAGTATGGGGTTTTAATGCCATCAGGTTGCCTATGCATTTTAACCTGTTCACGCTGCCTGTTGATGAAGAGCCGGTAAAGGGGCAGCATACATGGCTGAAAGGAGGATTTCAACTTGTTGATAGTTTATTGGCATGGTGTAAAAAAGCGCATGTCTATCTTATCCTGGATTTGCATGCGGCGCCGGGCGGACAGGGAAATGACCTGAACATTGCTGACCGGGATGCTTCCAAACCCTCGTTATGGGAAAGCCGGGAGAACCAGCTAAAGACCATCGCCCTTTGGGAGAAAATTGCCCAACGTTATGCAAATGAACCGTGGATAGGAGGCTATGATCTGCTCAATGAACCCAACTGGGGTTTTTCTTTAAACCCCAAGGACCGCAATGGAATATGGGAACAGCATAATGAGCCGTTATGGATTTTCCTGAAAGAAGTTACAGAGGCTGTTCGTAAAGTAGATACCCGCCACTTGTTGATCATTGAAGGCAATGGTTGGGGCAATAATTATGCAGGGCTGCCGTCTATCTGGGACAAAAACTTATGCATCAGTTTTCACAAGTACTGGAATTACAATGACCAGCAATCGATAAAAAACATACTGGACTCCCGTCAACGGTACAATGTGCCGGTATGGCTTGGAGAAACGGGAGAGAATTCCAATGTATGGTTCCGGGAAGCTGTTGCTTTGCTGGAACAGCACAATATCGGCTGGAGCTGGTGGCCATTGAAGAAAATGGGGGTGAACAATCCATTGGAAGTGAAAGTGCCTAACGACTATGGAAAGGTCTTAAGCTATTGGAACGGCACCGGTCCCAAACCAACGAAAGCAGCAGCTGAAAAAATATTCTTCCAACTGGCAGAGAATGTAAAATTCAAAAATTGCCTGGTTCACAGGGATGTATTGGATGCCCTGTTCCGGCAGGTGCATTCTTCTGAAGCAATTCCTTTTACTAATCATCGGAAAAGCAACACAGGTTTGATCATCTATGCTACAGATTATGATTTAGGCCGGAGCGGCAGTGCCTATCTCGACATGGATTCTGCAGATTATCATATTTCATCAGGAGGCTCCTGGCAAGTATGGAACAAAGGGCGGGTGTACCGCAACGATGGTGTGGATATTGATGTAAACGACGATCCTTTGTCAAATGGCTATAAGGTTACTAAAATGGAAGATGGCGAATGGCTGAATTATACTTTCTTTTTGTCTGCACCGGCTACTTATCATATCCGCATACGCCTCGCTGCATCCTCGCCCGATCAGAAGATAGCAATAAGTATAAACGGAGATGCGCCGCAAGTTACCAGTTTGAATCCGGCTGAAAACGAAAAACAAAAATGGCAAACAATAGAAGTAGCGCAAAAGCTGCTGCCAAAGGGAAAAAATACCATCCGCATCTATGCTAAAAGCAATCAAATGGAATTCGGGTTTATTCAACTAACCAAATTGTAA
- a CDS encoding alpha/beta fold hydrolase, which yields MRKEASIRGITMVFDEVGAGEAILLIHGQPFNRSMWDDQKEMLARNYRLIIPDLRGYGETGQGKDIILLDELALDLLHLLDHLSIKKAIVISLSMGGQIALEMYTWAPHLFKAIIFANTEARAENEAGYQNRIELSKRILSGGMEKFTNERIRHFMCTNTFTHKPEVVSRVEKMMKTTPAAGSSAVQRGRAERRDYTQLLEKIDFPVLIIVGDQDEFTPLESSAYIHQRIKGSTLAIIPDCGHISNMEQPEAFNKVISKFLSEQVGFQ from the coding sequence ATGAGAAAAGAAGCATCCATACGGGGAATAACAATGGTATTTGATGAGGTTGGTGCCGGGGAAGCCATCCTGCTGATACATGGACAGCCGTTCAACAGAAGCATGTGGGATGACCAAAAAGAAATGCTGGCCAGAAATTATCGCCTGATCATTCCCGACTTACGGGGATACGGTGAAACAGGGCAGGGTAAAGACATCATTTTACTCGACGAACTTGCCCTGGATCTATTGCATTTACTGGACCACCTCTCTATCAAAAAAGCGATAGTGATTTCCCTTTCGATGGGTGGTCAAATAGCATTAGAAATGTATACATGGGCACCTCATCTGTTTAAAGCAATCATTTTTGCCAACACGGAAGCACGGGCCGAAAATGAAGCTGGCTATCAAAACCGGATTGAACTTTCGAAAAGAATATTATCCGGAGGGATGGAAAAATTCACAAATGAAAGGATCAGGCATTTTATGTGCACGAATACCTTTACACATAAACCAGAGGTCGTGAGCAGGGTAGAAAAGATGATGAAGACAACGCCTGCAGCGGGGTCATCGGCAGTTCAAAGAGGGCGGGCAGAGCGCAGGGACTACACTCAGTTGCTTGAAAAAATAGACTTCCCTGTGTTGATCATTGTAGGGGATCAGGATGAATTTACCCCGTTAGAATCATCAGCGTATATACACCAAAGGATCAAGGGATCAACGTTGGCAATCATTCCTGACTGCGGACATATATCAAATATGGAACAGCCCGAAGCATTCAATAAAGTAATTTCAAAATTTCTAAGTGAACAGGTGGGATTTCAATGA
- a CDS encoding acetyl-CoA carboxylase carboxyltransferase subunit alpha codes for MPHYPNRQFLDFEKPIKELYEQIEDTKKLAEKNPKIDYTSTIEQLEASIIEKRKEITQHLTPWQRVQLSRHPDRPYTMKYIEKMCTHFVELHGDRTFRDDKAMVGGFAQLDGETVMILGQQKGTNTKLRQLRNFGMANPEGYRKALRLMKLAEKFNKPVIALIDTPGAYPGLEAEERGQGEAIARNILEMIRLKVPVIVVIIGEGASGGALGIGVGDKVLMMENTWYTVISPESCSSILWRSWEKKEVAAEQLRLTATDMKGFGLVDEIVHEPIGGAHWDYTEAAAILKSYIIKSLQEIKQKNPQQRINDRIEKYGKMGFWTEAPLEEEEPVLGKRESPEDRI; via the coding sequence ATGCCCCATTACCCCAATCGTCAATTCCTTGATTTTGAGAAGCCTATCAAGGAATTGTACGAGCAGATAGAGGATACGAAAAAGCTTGCGGAAAAGAACCCAAAAATAGATTATACATCTACTATAGAACAGCTGGAAGCATCTATTATCGAAAAACGCAAAGAGATTACCCAGCACCTTACCCCCTGGCAGAGGGTGCAGTTGAGCCGCCATCCCGACAGGCCCTATACCATGAAGTACATTGAGAAAATGTGCACCCATTTTGTAGAACTGCATGGCGACCGTACTTTTCGCGACGATAAAGCCATGGTGGGTGGATTTGCCCAGCTAGATGGCGAAACGGTAATGATACTGGGGCAACAGAAAGGAACCAATACCAAGTTACGCCAACTGCGCAACTTCGGTATGGCCAACCCCGAAGGCTACCGCAAAGCGCTGCGGCTGATGAAACTGGCCGAGAAATTCAACAAGCCGGTGATTGCGCTCATCGATACCCCCGGTGCTTATCCCGGCTTGGAAGCCGAGGAAAGGGGACAAGGTGAAGCCATCGCCCGTAATATATTGGAAATGATACGCCTCAAAGTGCCGGTGATCGTAGTAATCATTGGTGAAGGCGCCAGCGGCGGTGCACTGGGCATAGGCGTGGGCGATAAAGTGCTGATGATGGAAAATACCTGGTACACCGTGATCTCTCCGGAAAGTTGCAGCTCTATCCTCTGGCGTAGCTGGGAGAAAAAAGAAGTGGCGGCAGAGCAATTGCGCCTTACCGCTACCGATATGAAAGGATTCGGACTGGTAGACGAAATTGTACACGAACCCATCGGTGGTGCACACTGGGATTATACAGAGGCAGCCGCCATCTTAAAATCATACATCATAAAAAGTTTGCAGGAAATCAAACAGAAAAATCCGCAGCAGCGCATCAACGACCGTATTGAGAAATACGGGAAGATGGGCTTCTGGACAGAAGCACCCCTCGAAGAAGAGGAGCCCGTGCTCGGTAAAAGAGAAAGTCCCGAAGATAGAATTTAG
- the dapA gene encoding 4-hydroxy-tetrahydrodipicolinate synthase: MSLRQQLQGTGVALVTPFKTDAQVDFEALGKVIEAMIKGGVEYLVTLGTTGETPTLDKQEKLDIVHYTFEKVAGRVPVVVGIGGNNTQELIKDLHHFPLEKATAVLSASPYYNKPSQEGLFQHYKAIAGASPKPVILYNVPGRTGRNLNADTTLRLANEVPNIAGIKEASGDMAQCMQLLRDRPDQFLIVSGDDALALPQLACGMDGVISVAANAFPKQFSDMVRACLKADLKTAKKLNDQLIAAYELMFAENNPAGVKAFMYEEGLLQNVVRLPVVPLSAGLHQKVKAYGKH, from the coding sequence ATGTCTTTACGTCAGCAATTACAGGGTACCGGTGTAGCACTGGTAACGCCGTTCAAAACAGATGCACAGGTAGATTTCGAAGCGCTCGGAAAAGTGATCGAAGCGATGATCAAAGGAGGAGTTGAATACCTCGTAACACTGGGTACCACCGGTGAAACACCCACACTGGATAAACAGGAAAAGTTAGACATTGTTCATTATACTTTTGAAAAAGTTGCCGGCCGCGTTCCCGTAGTAGTGGGCATCGGCGGCAATAATACACAGGAGCTCATCAAAGACCTGCACCATTTCCCGCTCGAAAAAGCGACAGCGGTATTGAGCGCTTCTCCTTATTACAACAAACCCTCACAGGAAGGATTGTTCCAGCATTACAAAGCCATTGCCGGAGCCTCTCCCAAACCCGTTATCCTGTATAATGTGCCTGGCAGAACAGGCCGTAACCTGAATGCCGATACCACGCTGCGCCTGGCCAATGAAGTGCCCAATATCGCAGGCATCAAAGAAGCCAGTGGCGATATGGCGCAATGCATGCAGCTATTGCGCGACAGGCCCGATCAGTTCCTGATAGTGAGCGGCGACGATGCCCTCGCCCTGCCCCAACTGGCCTGTGGTATGGACGGCGTGATCAGCGTGGCTGCCAACGCTTTCCCCAAACAATTCTCAGACATGGTAAGGGCCTGCCTGAAAGCCGACCTCAAAACAGCTAAAAAACTGAACGACCAGCTCATCGCTGCATACGAACTCATGTTCGCAGAGAACAACCCTGCCGGGGTAAAAGCGTTCATGTACGAGGAAGGCTTGTTGCAGAATGTGGTTCGATTACCCGTTGTGCCGCTCAGCGCCGGCCTCCACCAGAAAGTGAAGGCGTACGGGAAACACTGA
- a CDS encoding DUF1624 domain-containing protein has product MSTTALPGKQRIDSIDLLRGFVMIIMALDHVRDFFHIAAVTGNPTDMNTTTPVLFFTRWITHFCAPVFVFLTGTGAFLAGRKMSKRELSAFLFKRGLWLIAIELVIMNFIFSFNPHYSIVAVQVIWVIGWSLVILSVLHWLPLRVLLIIGLVLVLGHNLLDRFDAQPGHQVLWWAFLHQQFFDIVSPDHTIFVLYPLIPWPGILLLGYCMGSLFTKEFDPVKRRKWLLKGGMLITLAFFVLRWINIYGDAAVWTTQRNGVYTVLSFFNVTKYPPSLLFLCMTLGPALIALWALETAKGKWKNFVVVYGRVPMFYYLIHFFLIHFICMIIFFSNGHTLTEGAKGFFWFRPDDFGYSLGGVYLIWAALVLSLYPLCKRYSEYKASHTQWWLSYL; this is encoded by the coding sequence ATGTCAACCACTGCACTGCCGGGAAAGCAACGGATCGATTCAATAGACCTCTTGCGGGGCTTCGTGATGATCATCATGGCGCTGGACCATGTGCGCGACTTTTTTCATATAGCAGCAGTAACCGGCAACCCTACCGATATGAACACCACCACACCGGTGCTGTTCTTTACCCGGTGGATCACCCATTTCTGTGCGCCCGTGTTTGTGTTCCTTACCGGCACCGGCGCTTTCCTCGCGGGCAGAAAAATGAGCAAGCGGGAATTGTCGGCCTTCCTGTTCAAAAGAGGGTTGTGGCTGATCGCGATTGAACTGGTGATCATGAATTTTATCTTCAGCTTCAACCCGCATTACTCAATAGTTGCCGTGCAGGTGATATGGGTGATCGGATGGTCGCTGGTGATCTTATCCGTGTTGCACTGGCTGCCGCTCAGGGTATTGTTGATCATTGGATTGGTGTTGGTACTCGGTCATAACCTGCTCGACCGCTTCGATGCGCAACCAGGGCACCAGGTATTATGGTGGGCCTTCCTGCACCAGCAATTCTTTGATATTGTCAGCCCCGATCACACCATTTTCGTTTTATATCCGCTCATACCATGGCCAGGGATACTATTGCTGGGCTATTGTATGGGTAGCCTGTTTACAAAAGAATTCGACCCGGTAAAAAGAAGAAAATGGTTGTTGAAGGGAGGCATGTTGATTACCTTGGCATTCTTTGTACTCCGCTGGATCAATATTTACGGTGATGCTGCCGTGTGGACTACGCAAAGGAATGGAGTGTACACCGTGCTGTCTTTTTTCAACGTTACCAAATATCCACCTTCGCTTTTATTCCTTTGTATGACATTGGGCCCGGCATTGATCGCATTGTGGGCATTGGAAACCGCAAAAGGCAAATGGAAGAATTTCGTAGTGGTATACGGCCGCGTTCCCATGTTCTATTACCTGATTCATTTCTTCCTCATACATTTTATATGCATGATCATATTTTTCAGCAACGGTCATACATTGACTGAAGGCGCGAAAGGCTTCTTCTGGTTCAGACCCGATGATTTCGGGTACAGCCTGGGTGGCGTATACCTGATATGGGCTGCACTGGTGCTGTCGCTCTATCCTTTGTGCAAAAGATACAGCGAATACAAGGCATCGCATACCCAGTGGTGGCTGAGTTATCTCTGA
- the mutS gene encoding DNA mismatch repair protein MutS translates to MSKSAADTPLMQQHRAIKQRYPDAVLLFRVGDFYETFGEDAIIASKVLGITLTKRNNGAAASSELAGFPHHALDTYLHKLVKAGHRVAICDQLEDPKSVKGIVKRGVTEMVTPGVATNDKLLEQNSNNFLAAIHFTDQANSGAAFLDISTGEFFVAEGNQEYIDKLLQSLRPAEVIFQRSYQKHFKENYGTRFYTYTMESWIFDEAFATESLLKHFHTHSLKGYGIENMPAGIVAAGAILYYLKETEHPNLQHITAVQRIERDDFLWMDRFTIRNLELLNTGTEQGNSLLKVLDQTASPMGARLLRRWMLFPLKDIGKIQERLDAVEFLILQPELRKELVQAIKICGDIERLVSKIPLKKINPREVMHLAKGLQQVALIKSWCAAATNHYLQQLASMLNACEAIVDIILQRLPDTPPVAANKGGVIKEGVHEELDKLRQIASGGKEYLVNIQQREAEKTGISSLKISFNNVFGYYLEVTNSHKNKVPGDWIRKQTLANAERYITPELKEYEEKITGAEEKILSIELELYDALVSELQAYISPIQINGHVLAVLDCLCCFAENALQFNYKKPEVHEGLSLELKESRHPVIERNLPPGEPYIANDILLDPADCQIIILTGPNMSGKSAILRQTALITLMAHMGSFVPANSARVPLTDKIFTRVGASDNLSGGESTFMVEMNETASIINNISSRSLILLDEIGRGTSTYDGISIAWSIVEYLHGSHASPKTLFATHYHELNELEEKLPRVKNFHVTNKEVGNKIIFLRKLAPGGSTHSFGIHVAKMAGMPPELINRANDILRQLEAKHVDTADKGIATAVKNIAAPQLQLSIFDAHSETFSDIRKKLQDIDINRLTPVEALMKLNEIKDLLK, encoded by the coding sequence ATGTCTAAATCTGCCGCCGATACCCCGCTGATGCAGCAACACAGGGCCATCAAACAACGATATCCTGATGCCGTATTGTTATTCCGGGTGGGTGATTTTTACGAGACGTTTGGAGAAGATGCCATCATTGCCTCGAAAGTATTGGGCATTACGCTCACCAAAAGAAATAATGGTGCAGCTGCTTCGAGCGAACTGGCCGGGTTCCCGCATCATGCACTGGATACCTACCTGCACAAGCTGGTAAAAGCCGGCCACCGTGTAGCGATCTGCGACCAGTTAGAAGATCCCAAATCGGTCAAAGGCATTGTCAAGCGCGGCGTTACGGAAATGGTTACGCCCGGCGTAGCCACGAACGACAAACTGCTGGAGCAGAACAGCAACAATTTTTTAGCTGCTATTCATTTTACCGACCAGGCCAACAGTGGCGCTGCTTTCCTTGATATATCCACCGGCGAATTTTTTGTTGCCGAAGGAAACCAGGAATACATCGATAAACTATTGCAGAGCCTCCGGCCGGCTGAAGTGATCTTCCAGCGGAGCTACCAGAAACATTTCAAAGAAAACTACGGCACCCGCTTCTATACGTATACAATGGAGAGCTGGATCTTTGATGAAGCTTTTGCTACAGAGAGCCTGCTCAAACATTTCCATACCCATTCACTGAAAGGATACGGCATTGAAAATATGCCGGCCGGTATTGTTGCCGCCGGCGCCATTCTGTATTATCTCAAAGAAACAGAACATCCCAACCTACAGCATATTACTGCGGTGCAACGAATTGAAAGAGATGATTTCCTGTGGATGGACCGGTTCACCATCCGCAACCTGGAATTATTGAATACCGGTACGGAACAGGGCAACAGTTTGTTGAAAGTATTGGATCAAACGGCGAGTCCCATGGGCGCGCGCCTGCTGCGCAGGTGGATGTTGTTCCCTTTGAAAGACATAGGAAAAATCCAGGAAAGATTAGACGCTGTTGAATTCCTCATCCTACAACCGGAATTGCGCAAAGAACTGGTGCAGGCCATTAAAATATGTGGCGATATTGAACGCCTGGTGAGCAAGATTCCTTTGAAGAAGATCAACCCGCGCGAAGTGATGCACCTGGCCAAAGGATTGCAACAGGTGGCGCTCATCAAATCATGGTGTGCAGCGGCAACAAACCATTACCTGCAACAATTAGCCTCTATGCTCAATGCCTGTGAGGCGATTGTAGATATTATTCTGCAAAGACTGCCCGATACACCGCCGGTTGCCGCGAATAAAGGCGGCGTGATCAAAGAAGGCGTACACGAAGAGTTGGATAAACTGCGGCAGATTGCCAGCGGCGGCAAAGAATACCTCGTGAATATACAACAGCGCGAAGCGGAAAAAACGGGCATCAGCTCTTTGAAGATCAGCTTCAACAATGTATTCGGTTATTACCTGGAAGTAACGAATTCACACAAGAACAAAGTGCCGGGCGATTGGATACGCAAGCAAACGCTGGCCAATGCAGAACGTTATATCACCCCTGAACTAAAAGAATACGAAGAGAAGATCACCGGCGCCGAAGAAAAGATACTTTCCATTGAACTGGAATTGTACGATGCATTGGTATCTGAGCTGCAAGCTTATATCTCGCCGATACAGATCAATGGTCATGTGCTGGCAGTGCTCGATTGCCTCTGTTGTTTTGCAGAGAATGCCCTCCAGTTCAATTATAAAAAACCGGAAGTACATGAAGGGCTTTCACTTGAACTAAAGGAGAGCCGTCACCCTGTTATTGAGCGCAACCTGCCGCCTGGCGAGCCTTATATTGCCAATGATATTTTGCTGGATCCGGCGGACTGCCAGATCATTATATTGACAGGTCCGAATATGAGCGGTAAAAGCGCCATACTCCGCCAAACAGCGCTCATTACACTGATGGCGCATATGGGCAGTTTTGTGCCAGCCAACAGCGCGCGCGTTCCGCTGACCGATAAGATATTCACCCGCGTAGGCGCCAGCGATAACCTGAGCGGCGGCGAATCTACCTTCATGGTAGAGATGAATGAAACGGCCAGCATCATCAATAATATTTCCTCCCGCAGCCTCATACTGCTCGATGAGATCGGTCGCGGTACGTCTACTTACGATGGTATTTCCATTGCCTGGAGTATCGTGGAATACCTGCATGGCTCACACGCATCGCCCAAGACCTTGTTTGCTACGCACTATCATGAGTTGAACGAGTTGGAAGAGAAACTGCCGCGTGTAAAAAATTTCCATGTTACCAATAAGGAAGTGGGCAATAAGATCATTTTCCTGCGCAAGCTGGCGCCCGGTGGAAGCACCCATAGTTTTGGTATCCATGTAGCTAAAATGGCGGGCATGCCACCTGAACTCATCAACCGGGCCAATGATATCCTCAGACAATTAGAAGCCAAACATGTAGACACTGCTGACAAAGGAATTGCTACAGCCGTGAAAAACATAGCGGCGCCGCAATTGCAGCTTTCTATTTTCGATGCGCATTCTGAAACATTCAGCGATATCCGTAAAAAATTACAGGATATCGACATCAACCGGCTTACGCCTGTTGAAGCGTTGATGAAGCTCAACGAGATCAAGGACCTCCTCAAATAA
- a CDS encoding RNA methyltransferase produces MRKLSMDELGRKTVDEFKQSAKNPILIVLDNIRSMHNVGSVFRTADAFLAEGICLCGYTPQPPHRDIHKTALGATETVDWIYFPHTIDAVRQLKAQGYRIYGIEQTTGSISLEQFSITGDKTALVFGNEVEGVDQEVLQLCDGCIEIPQLGMKHSLNISVAAGIVLWEMVRASIHHT; encoded by the coding sequence ATGCGCAAACTGAGTATGGACGAATTGGGGCGAAAAACGGTAGATGAATTCAAGCAGTCGGCCAAGAACCCCATCCTGATCGTACTGGACAATATCCGCAGCATGCACAATGTGGGCAGCGTATTCAGAACGGCCGATGCTTTCCTGGCCGAAGGAATATGTCTTTGCGGATATACACCCCAACCTCCGCACCGCGATATACATAAAACAGCATTGGGCGCTACCGAAACGGTGGACTGGATCTATTTTCCCCATACCATCGATGCCGTACGGCAACTCAAAGCGCAGGGATACCGTATTTATGGTATAGAGCAAACAACGGGAAGCATTTCATTGGAACAATTTTCCATTACAGGAGATAAAACAGCGCTTGTATTTGGTAACGAAGTGGAAGGAGTGGACCAGGAAGTGTTGCAATTATGCGATGGTTGCATTGAAATACCCCAGTTGGGCATGAAACATTCATTGAATATATCAGTAGCGGCGGGCATTGTCCTTTGGGAAATGGTGCGCGCTTCCATTCATCATACGTAA
- a CDS encoding UbiA-like polyprenyltransferase, whose protein sequence is MATVKNYLSLVKFSHTIFALPFAMIGFFLGVHQASNASHLAIKFLLVLVCMVTARSAAMAFNRYLDRSFDAKNPRTAIREIPQGIISPDHALRFVIINCLLFVTACWLINTVCLYLAPIALFVILFYSYTKRFTPLCHLVLGLGLSLAPIGAYLAVTGSFSLLPILFSLAVIFWVSGFDIIYALQDVDFDRSQHLYSIPAALGKARALRVSELLHLLSAACVIMAGFSGEFHWLYWIGILVFAGMLIYQHSIVKPNDLRRMNIAFMTANGIASVIFGLLVILDIFLLSNN, encoded by the coding sequence ATGGCTACCGTTAAAAACTACCTGAGTTTAGTCAAGTTCTCGCACACCATTTTTGCATTGCCCTTCGCCATGATCGGTTTCTTTCTAGGCGTGCACCAGGCATCGAATGCTTCGCACCTCGCCATCAAATTCCTGCTGGTGCTGGTATGTATGGTTACGGCGCGCAGCGCGGCCATGGCATTCAACCGTTATCTCGACAGGAGCTTCGATGCAAAAAACCCGCGCACTGCCATACGGGAAATACCACAGGGCATCATTTCACCCGATCATGCACTTCGTTTTGTGATCATCAATTGCCTGTTGTTTGTGACCGCGTGCTGGTTGATCAATACGGTTTGTTTATACCTGGCACCCATTGCATTATTTGTTATTTTATTTTACAGTTATACCAAACGGTTCACACCCCTTTGCCACCTGGTATTGGGACTGGGACTTTCATTGGCGCCCATCGGAGCCTACCTGGCCGTCACCGGCTCATTCAGCCTGTTACCCATCCTGTTCTCATTGGCAGTAATTTTTTGGGTAAGCGGGTTCGATATCATTTATGCTTTGCAGGATGTGGACTTCGACCGTTCGCAACACCTCTATTCCATTCCTGCGGCGCTGGGTAAAGCCAGGGCATTACGTGTTTCTGAATTATTGCACCTGCTCAGTGCAGCGTGCGTAATCATGGCAGGCTTCAGCGGTGAATTTCATTGGTTATACTGGATAGGGATATTGGTATTTGCAGGCATGCTCATTTACCAACATTCCATTGTTAAGCCGAACGATCTGCGCCGGATGAATATCGCTTTCATGACCGCCAACGGCATTGCCAGTGTTATCTTCGGTCTCCTGGTAATACTGGATATCTTTCTATTATCTAACAACTAA
- the ruvX gene encoding Holliday junction resolvase RuvX, protein MPRILCIDYGGKRTGIAVTDPLKIIASGLTTVDTKELIPFLKKYMQTETVELILIGEPLDLNDQETHATPLVRAAIQKLKKEFPTIPIQTVDERFTSKMASRAMVEMGMKKKDRQNKKLVDEIAATIMLQEYLQHSGTGFEF, encoded by the coding sequence ATGCCACGCATCCTCTGTATAGATTATGGCGGTAAACGAACCGGGATCGCAGTAACCGATCCTTTGAAGATCATTGCAAGCGGATTGACCACCGTGGATACCAAAGAGCTGATCCCATTTCTGAAAAAATACATGCAAACAGAAACAGTGGAGTTGATTTTGATTGGCGAGCCACTGGATTTAAACGACCAGGAAACCCATGCAACCCCACTGGTGCGTGCTGCTATACAAAAGTTAAAAAAAGAGTTTCCCACCATCCCCATACAAACGGTTGACGAGCGCTTTACCTCCAAAATGGCTTCCAGGGCCATGGTTGAAATGGGCATGAAAAAGAAAGACCGGCAGAACAAAAAACTGGTAGACGAAATCGCGGCTACCATCATGTTGCAGGAGTATTTACAGCATTCCGGCACAGGTTTTGAGTTCTGA
- the def gene encoding peptide deformylase, with amino-acid sequence MILPIVAYGAAVLRKVGADITPDYPRLEQLIADMWETMYASNGVGLAAPQINKDIRLFVMDSAQIFEHLEEEEKKQYSDAPGIKKVFINAHIKELNGHEWAYNEGCLSIPNIREDISRPAEVVLEYMDEQFQQHKETFTGLSARIILHEYDHIDGRLFIDYLKPLKKKMLHGKLTDISKGKTKVDYKMIFIK; translated from the coding sequence ATGATTCTTCCAATTGTGGCTTATGGCGCTGCGGTGCTAAGGAAAGTGGGAGCGGATATTACGCCTGATTACCCCAGGCTGGAACAATTAATAGCCGATATGTGGGAAACCATGTATGCGAGCAATGGCGTTGGACTGGCGGCTCCGCAGATCAATAAAGATATTCGTTTGTTCGTGATGGACAGCGCGCAGATATTCGAACACCTCGAAGAAGAAGAAAAAAAACAATACAGCGATGCCCCCGGTATCAAAAAGGTATTCATCAACGCGCATATCAAGGAACTCAATGGACATGAATGGGCGTACAACGAAGGATGCCTGAGCATTCCCAATATCAGGGAAGATATCAGCAGGCCGGCAGAAGTGGTGCTGGAGTATATGGATGAACAATTCCAACAACACAAAGAAACCTTTACAGGCCTTTCCGCCCGCATCATTTTACACGAATACGACCATATCGATGGCAGACTTTTTATCGACTACCTGAAACCTTTGAAGAAAAAAATGCTGCACGGCAAGCTGACCGATATCAGCAAGGGAAAAACCAAAGTGGATTATAAAATGATATTCATCAAATGA